In Clostridiisalibacter paucivorans DSM 22131, the sequence GGCTCTCCCCAGTATCTCTGTCTAGAAAATACCCAATCTCTTAACTTATAATTTATCTTTCTCTTTCCCAATCCTTTTTCTGCAAGCCAGTCACTTATTTTCTTCTTAGCCTCTTCAACATTTAATCCATTTAAAAAATCTGAGTTTATTAAAACTCCATGCTCTATATCTGTATAAGCACCCTCTTCAATATTTCCACCTTCAACTACTTCCACTATAGGCAAGTCAAATTTCTTGGCAAATTCCCAGTCTCTAGTATCATGTCCTGGCACCGCCATGATTGCACCAGTTCCATAGGACATAAGTACATAATCAGATATAAATATGGGGATTTCTTTATTAGTAACAGGATTTATTGCACTTATACCTTCTATCACAACACCTGTCTTCTCCTTCACTAACTCAGAACGTTCAAATTCAGACTTTTTCTTGGCCTCTTCCCTATATTTCTCTATAGCATCAAAATTAGTGATTTTATCCCTAAACTTGTCGATCAACGGATGCTCTGGGGCAAATACCATATAAGTTGCACCAAATAATGTATCAGGGCGAGTAGTATATACTGTAACTGTATTTTCACCAGCTACTTTAAAGTCTACTTCCATCCCTTGAGATTTGCCTATCCAATTTTTTTGCTGTATCTTAACCCTATCTATATAGTCTACTAAATCTAAGTCCTTTATTAGTCTTTCTGCATACTCTGTAATCTTTAACATCCATTGGTTTTTTATCTTTCTCACAACTTCAGAGCCACATCGTTCACATTTGCCATTGACTACCTCTTCATTTGCAAGACCTACCTTACAATCAGTACACCAATTTATAGATGTCTCTTTCTTATATGCCAATCCCTTCTCAAATAATTTTAGAAAAATCCATTGGGTCCACTTATAATATTCTGGATCAGTAGTATTTACCTCTCTAGACCAATCAAATGAAAGCCCCAATGCCTTTAATTGAGATTTGAATTTGGCTATATTGTTTTCTGTCACTATTCTAGGATGAATTTTATTTTTTATAGCATAGTTTTCTGTAGGTAAACCAAAGGCATCCCATCCCATGGGAAATAATACATTGTATCCTTGCATTCTTCTTTTCCTCGCCACCACATCAAGTGCAGTATATGGTCTAGGGTGTCCTACATGGAGTCCCTTTCCCGATGGATATGGAAATTCTATAAGTGCATAATATTTTGGTCTGCTTTTGTCATCTGACGCATAAAAAGTACCATCTTTATCCCAATAATCTTGCCACTTTCTTTCAATCTCTTTATGATTGTAATTTAACATCTTTTCACATTCCTTTCTGTTTGTATAGTATTTAGATAAAATTAAAAAGACCTTCATCTCTTAAATATAGAGACGAAGGTCCGCGATACCACTCTATTTGATAGCCAAAATAAAGCTATCCCCTCAATTAGTTATAACGGATATTATCCGACTAGAGTTACTCTTTTCACCCTAATAGCTCTGGGACGAGTTCATCTTCATTAGTTGCTGTCTTTCACCATAACAACAGCTCTCTGAAAACAATTATGAAAACTACTACTTCCCTTCCATGCTTTAATTTATAGATTTGTTAGTATTGTACCAGATTATTTTTCAAAAATCAATTATAACTGAGCTTTATTTTCCTACTCTTTTACTGAAGTATATATTATCTAAACTTTGCTATTTTATATTTATATAATAACTTTCATAGTGTATAAATTATAAAGTTTAAAAGTGAGCCTGACCCCTATTCTATTTCCCATTTAATTTCTACATCATCATCAAGGCCTAGATACAACTTATAATAAGGATTATAATAAAGGTTATGATAAGGCATTACCCAACCGTATAATTCAAGTGGCAATTTAATTTGCTTCAGTTCTGTATAATCTTTTTGTTTGTATTTGTCACATATTGAAATATTTCTATCATAAACTTTACTATTAGTAAAATACCCATTAAATGTTGGATAATATACCGACTTTAGTCCTATGAATATTATTATTACAACACTAATCCATTTTATCCATGTTAATCTGTTAATCTTTTTTATTGTATTTATTTTTAATAAATACAATAAAAAAATTAATAAAACAATTAATAAAACAATTAATAAAAATTTGGATTTGTATATAATACTTAAACAAATTGCAATAGCATTAATACTAAAAATATTTTTATAATTTGAAAATACAGCACTAATAAATAAAACAAGCATAAAATTTAGAAATATTAAATTACGAGGACCATAAACAGGAGAAACTACCATCATAAACTGAGAACCGAATCCTAATATAAGACTTATCAATAGAATCAGTCTGTTTTTAATTAATTTATACATATATACAATATATGCTGAATAAAATAAAACTATTAAATAAATGATATCAATAAAAAAACACAACATTACTAATCTATTACTTGTCCCATTATAATTAAATACTATATCATTATTATTTATTACATATAACCATAAAAATATGGACATTATTCCTAACACTATAATAAATAGTACATTTTTTTTCTTTCTTGCTAAACAAATTTTGTAATATTCTATTAAGATTGTAATAGCACCAAGTATACTTGCTATAATATAGGGTTTAGTTACATTAGAAAAAAACACTGTAAAACTTTGCAT encodes:
- the leuS gene encoding leucine--tRNA ligase; the protein is MLNYNHKEIERKWQDYWDKDGTFYASDDKSRPKYYALIEFPYPSGKGLHVGHPRPYTALDVVARKRRMQGYNVLFPMGWDAFGLPTENYAIKNKIHPRIVTENNIAKFKSQLKALGLSFDWSREVNTTDPEYYKWTQWIFLKLFEKGLAYKKETSINWCTDCKVGLANEEVVNGKCERCGSEVVRKIKNQWMLKITEYAERLIKDLDLVDYIDRVKIQQKNWIGKSQGMEVDFKVAGENTVTVYTTRPDTLFGATYMVFAPEHPLIDKFRDKITNFDAIEKYREEAKKKSEFERSELVKEKTGVVIEGISAINPVTNKEIPIFISDYVLMSYGTGAIMAVPGHDTRDWEFAKKFDLPIVEVVEGGNIEEGAYTDIEHGVLINSDFLNGLNVEEAKKKISDWLAEKGLGKRKINYKLRDWVFSRQRYWGEPIPLVYCEKCGWVPVPEEELPLLLPEVDSYEPADNGESPLAKMTDWVNTTCSKCGGHAQRETDTMPQWAGSSWYFLRYTDPNNSEALASEENLNYWLPIDWYNGGMEHTTLHLLYSRFWHKFLYDYGVVPTPEPYQKRTSHGMILGENNEKMSKSRGNVVNPDEIVEEFGADTMRLYEMFIGDFEKSVPWSQNGVKGCRRFLDRVWRLVDIVEDGSEFSKELEVNMHKTIKKVSEDYENMKFNTAIAALMTLLNDFNSNGKINNKEMEVFLVLLNPVAPHITEELWSKIGADGRITDQSWPEWDEDKTVEDTIEMAVQINGKVRGTINIATESTKEEARAKAMEDENIVKYVEGKNIVKEIFVPGRIYNIVVK
- a CDS encoding DUF6056 family protein, whose amino-acid sequence is MLKSLQNKRKFLHNILILFIFVGVLLVSMYVRLYGDDFFYLRFTRRGINYFIERNIEHYFLANGRVIVHLLATIFLAFPIYIWQIFNSLMVTGVAFIASKLICIGEKGEYQNKKLITIVIFGIMIIFFDPNMSRQSIYWITGSFNYIYPLLLLFFYWYSILKVVHKKNISKYLPLIAFFSTASVEQGGMMAFGLTLMIILEKKYIQKTKVERVLWYSLFSSILGLVSIIASPSLFYRAGMENSPGNGLFDLIIYNIKMQSFTVFFSNVTKPYIIASILGAITILIEYYKICLARKKKNVLFIIVLGIMSIFLWLYVINNNDIVFNYNGTSNRLVMLCFFIDIIYLIVLFYSAYIVYMYKLIKNRLILLISLILGFGSQFMMVVSPVYGPRNLIFLNFMLVLFISAVFSNYKNIFSINAIAICLSIIYKSKFLLIVLLIVLLIFLLYLLKINTIKKINRLTWIKWISVVIIIFIGLKSVYYPTFNGYFTNSKVYDRNISICDKYKQKDYTELKQIKLPLELYGWVMPYHNLYYNPYYKLYLGLDDDVEIKWEIE